From a single Intestinibaculum porci genomic region:
- a CDS encoding ROK family protein — protein MKLGAIEGGGTKFVVGVGDENGQVLDRASFPTTTPEETMQKCVDYFKDKDVEAIGFGCFGPIDPDPKSPTYGYVTTTPKPGWGHYNVVGDLKRAFPDTPIGFDTDVNGACLGEVFFGAAKGLDSAVYFTIGTGIGGGAYVEGHLLHGLVHPEMGHVKLVVRDDDPYKGKCPYHGTCFEGLCSGPAIEERWGISAKELAPDHPAWDLEAWYIGQAMANVVLTLSPKKIILGGGVMHQSHLFPRILKYMREDLNGYIQNDAVLHDDHYIVWPKLGDNAGLCGSLALAVDALKK, from the coding sequence ATGAAATTAGGAGCCATTGAAGGCGGCGGGACAAAATTCGTCGTTGGTGTTGGTGATGAAAACGGTCAGGTATTAGATCGTGCATCATTTCCCACAACCACACCAGAAGAAACGATGCAGAAATGTGTAGATTATTTTAAAGATAAGGACGTTGAAGCGATTGGCTTTGGCTGTTTTGGACCGATTGATCCTGATCCTAAGAGTCCTACTTATGGGTATGTAACGACGACCCCTAAACCAGGATGGGGCCATTATAATGTAGTTGGAGATTTGAAAAGAGCTTTTCCAGATACCCCAATTGGATTTGATACGGATGTCAATGGAGCCTGCTTAGGTGAAGTCTTCTTTGGCGCAGCCAAAGGCTTAGACAGTGCTGTTTATTTTACCATTGGGACTGGAATCGGTGGCGGTGCTTACGTCGAAGGGCATCTGCTTCACGGTTTAGTGCATCCAGAAATGGGACATGTCAAATTAGTGGTGCGTGATGATGATCCTTATAAAGGCAAGTGTCCATATCATGGCACCTGTTTTGAAGGCTTATGCTCTGGTCCGGCTATTGAAGAAAGATGGGGGATTTCCGCTAAAGAATTAGCACCAGATCATCCAGCCTGGGACTTAGAAGCCTGGTATATTGGACAGGCGATGGCCAACGTCGTTTTAACTCTCTCTCCTAAAAAAATTATCTTAGGCGGCGGGGTTATGCATCAGAGTCATTTATTCCCACGGATTCTGAAGTATATGCGTGAAGATTTAAATGGTTATATCCAGAATGATGCCGTCTTACATGATGATCACTACATTGTTTGGCCAAAACTTGGTGATAATGCTGGCTTATGCGGCTCACTGGCATTAGCTGTTGATGCACTTAAGAAATAA
- a CDS encoding IS1634 family transposase, with translation MAKRLKSTKSKNSESFYVIDDFYDPNTKKKSTFVAEKLGNIRTLMEKYHTDSRDEVMRQLQLYVDGLRQKDSEDKADVKLILSQADLIEKDKENLFNIGYMYIRNILCSLGIKDICKEISDQYNFQYNLASIINDLVSARVIYPSSKLSTYKSTNKFLDLSDYELADVYRSLKVLSEQRYFIEKMLYKNSSQLFKKNTAVLYYDCTNFYFEIEEEDDYRKYGKSKENRPNPIVQYGLFMDADALPLADYVFQGNMNEQKSMRELEAIVERDFAVSKFVVCADAGLNGWENKVYNDMKKNGAYIVTQPIKKMSKVMKEWAISPEGWKLEGYPGTFNLNDLADRETIEIEGVKKKIKDLVFFKNKWEKRTKKSESSGGKYTLEENYIVTYSRKFANYQKHIRDKKLERARKLLDNPGKLTKTNQRDPRYYISKTSFTKNGEVASDAIYTIDENKIAEEEKYDGFYAVTTDLEDSDLSLIISANKQRWEIEENFEIMKSELKTRPMYVSKEHSINGHLLICFIALLVYRLLEKKYMNEKYTCAELFDTLRDLNLTYINGTNYIPSFKRTEIVDDLAEVFGFQPSRKIITQKYLKKFQRVVNSKKSTKLI, from the coding sequence ATGGCTAAACGTTTAAAATCAACCAAATCTAAAAATTCTGAATCATTCTATGTTATCGATGACTTCTATGATCCTAACACTAAAAAGAAATCTACCTTCGTAGCTGAAAAGCTGGGCAATATCAGGACTCTTATGGAAAAGTATCATACCGATTCCCGGGATGAAGTAATGAGGCAGCTTCAGCTCTATGTTGATGGACTAAGACAAAAAGACAGTGAGGACAAGGCAGACGTCAAACTAATCCTCAGTCAGGCTGATTTAATAGAAAAGGACAAGGAAAATCTCTTTAACATCGGATACATGTACATAAGAAACATATTATGCTCATTGGGCATTAAGGATATCTGCAAGGAGATATCAGACCAGTACAATTTTCAATACAATTTAGCGAGCATTATTAACGATCTTGTATCCGCTAGGGTTATTTATCCTTCATCAAAGCTGTCTACGTACAAATCAACTAATAAATTTCTCGACTTGTCCGATTATGAGCTGGCAGATGTTTACCGTTCCCTCAAAGTTCTTTCTGAGCAAAGGTATTTCATTGAAAAAATGCTTTATAAAAACAGCTCACAGCTTTTCAAAAAGAACACAGCGGTTCTCTACTATGACTGCACAAATTTCTATTTTGAGATTGAAGAAGAGGATGACTACAGAAAATACGGAAAAAGCAAGGAAAACAGACCAAATCCTATTGTGCAGTATGGTCTATTTATGGATGCAGATGCTCTCCCTTTAGCTGATTATGTCTTCCAGGGCAATATGAATGAGCAAAAATCCATGAGAGAGTTAGAGGCTATAGTTGAAAGAGACTTTGCAGTTTCAAAGTTTGTTGTCTGTGCTGATGCCGGACTCAACGGCTGGGAAAATAAGGTATATAATGACATGAAGAAAAATGGTGCCTATATTGTCACCCAGCCAATCAAGAAAATGTCAAAAGTAATGAAGGAATGGGCAATATCACCAGAAGGATGGAAGCTTGAGGGATATCCTGGAACTTTTAATCTTAATGATCTGGCTGATAGAGAAACTATAGAAATTGAAGGCGTAAAGAAGAAGATAAAAGATCTTGTTTTCTTCAAAAACAAATGGGAAAAAAGAACCAAAAAATCCGAATCATCAGGCGGTAAATACACTCTTGAAGAAAACTATATAGTTACTTATTCAAGAAAATTTGCCAATTACCAAAAACATATCAGAGATAAGAAACTAGAAAGAGCGAGAAAGCTTCTTGATAACCCAGGAAAACTTACAAAAACCAACCAACGCGACCCACGCTATTATATTTCTAAAACATCTTTCACGAAGAACGGTGAAGTAGCTAGTGATGCAATTTATACAATTGACGAAAATAAAATTGCAGAAGAAGAAAAATACGATGGCTTTTATGCTGTAACTACCGATCTTGAAGACAGTGATCTCTCATTAATTATTAGCGCAAACAAACAGCGCTGGGAGATTGAAGAAAACTTTGAAATAATGAAAAGCGAACTAAAAACAAGACCTATGTATGTATCAAAAGAACATTCAATCAACGGTCACCTGTTAATATGCTTCATTGCCCTGCTGGTTTATCGTTTGCTTGAAAAAAAGTATATGAATGAAAAATATACGTGTGCAGAATTATTTGATACACTTCGCGATCTTAACCTAACCTATATAAATGGAACAAACTATATTCCATCCTTTAAAAGGACAGAAATCGTGGATGACCTAGCTGAAGTTTTTGGATTTCAGCCCTCACGAAAAATAATTACTCAAAAATATTTAAAAAAATTTCAAAGGGTAGTAAATTCTAAAAAAAGTACGAAACTGATTTGA
- a CDS encoding ROK family protein — MRLSNCKIPGHLLHGLVHPEMGHVKLVVRDDDPYKGKCPYHGTCFEGLCSGPAIEERWGISAKELAPDHPAWDLEAWYIGQAMANVVLTLSPKKIILGGGVMHQSHLFPRILKYMREDLNGYIQNDAVLHDDHYIVWPKLGDNAGLCGSLALAVDALKK, encoded by the coding sequence ATGAGGTTGTCCAACTGTAAAATACCCGGGCACCTGCTTCACGGTTTAGTGCATCCGGAAATGGGACATGTCAAATTAGTGGTGCGTGATGATGATCCTTATAAAGGAAAATGTCCATATCATGGCACCTGTTTTGAAGGCTTATGCTCTGGTCCTGCTATTGAAGAAAGATGGGGGATTTCCGCTAAAGAATTAGCACCAGATCATCCAGCCTGGGACTTAGAAGCCTGGTATATTGGACAGGCGATGGCCAACGTCGTTTTAACTCTCTCTCCTAAAAAAATTATCTTAGGCGGCGGGGTTATGCATCAGAGTCATTTATTCCCACGGATTCTGAAGTATATGCGTGAAGATTTAAATGGTTATATCCAGAATGATGCCGTCTTACATGATGATCACTACATTGTTTGGCCAAAACTTGGTGATAATGCTGGCTTATGCGGCTCACTGGCATTAGCTGTTGATGCACTTAAGAAATAA
- a CDS encoding MurR/RpiR family transcriptional regulator — MNILLKIKNINTFSRSEQLLASYILKHAEEVLSLSTRDLAERCFVSIATIYRFLEKLEIKGYSEFKAALSVALVTQKEEEEFNFNFPIQAKETPFKVVQTMKEDYLQTINTTIDMLDLETLRQAVGAMRQAEIIDIYATAGNYYMAQNFKLQMLEIGVNVNVPNLVYEKGLQASMSDETHFAIVITYEGRGANIKEILGILRARHTKILLISSPRLKEEADYHLYMLPEEHYYRKLSAFSSRLTTLYLLDTIYLTYFSSDYDNHLKKKEEYYHHLHQYFKSEH; from the coding sequence ATGAATATACTTTTAAAGATCAAAAATATAAATACATTCTCACGCAGTGAGCAGCTATTAGCTTCTTATATTTTAAAGCATGCAGAAGAAGTGCTATCACTAAGTACAAGAGATTTAGCAGAACGCTGTTTTGTGTCCATTGCGACGATTTATCGTTTCCTAGAGAAGCTAGAAATAAAAGGCTACAGTGAGTTTAAAGCGGCTTTATCGGTTGCTTTAGTTACTCAAAAAGAAGAGGAAGAGTTTAACTTTAATTTTCCTATTCAGGCCAAAGAAACACCTTTTAAAGTAGTTCAAACGATGAAAGAAGATTATCTGCAGACCATTAATACCACAATTGATATGCTCGATTTAGAAACTTTACGACAAGCAGTTGGGGCAATGCGTCAAGCCGAGATTATTGATATCTATGCCACTGCTGGGAATTATTATATGGCTCAGAATTTTAAGCTGCAGATGTTAGAAATAGGGGTCAATGTCAATGTTCCAAACCTGGTGTATGAAAAAGGTTTACAGGCTTCCATGAGTGATGAAACCCATTTTGCGATTGTCATCACTTATGAAGGACGCGGTGCTAATATTAAAGAAATATTAGGTATTTTACGAGCCCGTCATACCAAGATCTTACTGATCAGTTCACCAAGGTTAAAGGAAGAAGCGGATTATCATTTGTATATGTTACCGGAAGAACATTATTATCGTAAGCTCTCTGCTTTCTCTAGCCGTTTAACGACTTTGTATCTGTTAGATACCATCTATCTGACTTACTTTAGCAGTGATTATGATAATCATCTTAAAAAGAAGGAAGAATACTATCATCATCTGCATCAGTATTTTAAAAGCGAACACTAG
- a CDS encoding MBOAT family O-acyltransferase: MSYFKPLLLAAIALVALIYQLSSRKLRPYILLLASYLFIYMASKQLIIYILLATFAIHYFGLWLEMIEKDKKDAIKEVDRSLRKPIKARYQRRKKAVLTLGVLLLLSVLYTFKYVPFFSSIYNDFAYLFKLHPLKIHRLIAPIGISYYTLQCIAYLADVYLGKRQAEKSLPHLALFVAYFPQIMEGPIVRASDTLDQLFKGDPITFHSLTFGLQRIFYGLFKKYVIADRLNIPVTLVFTNYTHYHGGTLFLGMFGYTMMLYLEFSGTMDVVLGISEVFQIHLPENFRQPFFAKNVSDFWTRWHITLGTFFRDYIYYPLSLSKPLKTLTKKARKPLGNHYGPLVSGAIALFCVWFCNGLWHGAGWTYLFYGLYHFTFILGESLIEPPVRWLSKKLHINRQAKPYRIFQSCKLCIFIFIGEMFFRCATVSQGFAMLSRTIHDFTFSLSEVLTLGIDNRDLSVLILALAFVFVMSLLKEKGINVRESLAAQPLPIRWSLYYALVMAVVIFGAYGTGYIPVAPIYADF, translated from the coding sequence ATGTCTTACTTTAAGCCGTTATTATTAGCGGCGATCGCGCTTGTCGCCCTGATCTATCAGCTTTCTTCACGAAAGCTGCGCCCTTACATCCTGCTTTTAGCGTCTTATCTGTTTATCTATATGGCCTCTAAACAGCTCATCATCTATATTCTGTTGGCCACTTTCGCGATCCACTACTTTGGCCTATGGTTAGAGATGATTGAAAAAGACAAAAAAGACGCCATCAAAGAGGTTGATCGCTCTTTACGAAAGCCCATCAAAGCGCGCTATCAGCGCCGCAAAAAAGCCGTTTTGACATTAGGCGTATTACTGCTTTTAAGCGTCCTTTATACCTTTAAATACGTGCCGTTTTTCAGTTCCATCTACAATGATTTTGCCTATTTGTTTAAACTGCATCCGTTAAAGATTCACCGCCTCATTGCCCCAATCGGTATTTCTTATTATACCCTGCAGTGCATCGCTTACTTAGCAGATGTCTATTTAGGCAAACGTCAGGCTGAAAAATCATTGCCCCATTTAGCCCTCTTTGTGGCCTACTTCCCCCAGATTATGGAAGGCCCCATTGTCCGTGCTAGTGACACACTCGATCAATTATTCAAAGGTGACCCCATCACCTTTCATTCCCTCACATTCGGCCTGCAGCGCATTTTCTATGGCCTCTTTAAGAAGTATGTCATCGCTGATCGTCTCAACATTCCCGTTACATTAGTTTTCACCAACTATACGCACTATCATGGCGGAACCCTCTTTTTAGGAATGTTTGGCTATACGATGATGCTGTATCTAGAGTTCTCAGGTACTATGGATGTTGTCTTAGGCATCAGTGAAGTCTTTCAGATTCATTTGCCTGAAAACTTCCGCCAGCCGTTTTTTGCGAAAAACGTTTCCGATTTCTGGACCCGCTGGCATATTACATTAGGAACATTCTTTAGAGATTATATTTACTATCCCTTATCATTATCTAAGCCTCTCAAAACTTTGACCAAAAAAGCGCGTAAGCCATTAGGCAACCATTATGGTCCATTAGTATCTGGGGCGATCGCTTTATTTTGTGTCTGGTTTTGTAATGGTTTATGGCATGGTGCCGGCTGGACGTATCTTTTCTATGGTCTCTATCACTTCACCTTTATCTTAGGTGAAAGTTTAATAGAACCGCCAGTCAGATGGCTAAGTAAAAAGCTGCATATCAATCGTCAGGCGAAACCTTATCGCATCTTCCAGTCATGCAAGTTATGTATTTTTATCTTTATCGGTGAAATGTTCTTTAGATGTGCAACAGTTTCCCAAGGCTTTGCAATGTTAAGTCGCACCATCCATGACTTTACATTCTCGCTTTCTGAAGTTTTAACATTAGGCATTGATAATCGTGATTTATCAGTGCTCATCTTAGCTTTAGCCTTTGTCTTTGTCATGTCATTACTCAAAGAAAAAGGCATCAATGTCCGTGAAAGTTTAGCAGCCCAGCCCTTGCCTATTCGCTGGAGTCTCTACTATGCCTTAGTGATGGCCGTCGTCATCTTTGGCGCTTATGGCACTGGTTATATCCCTGTAGCCCCAATCTATGCGGATTTTTAG
- a CDS encoding acyl carrier protein translates to MDTLYEILEELQPDVDYKTCDNLVDGRVLDSLTILSLISEIEDAYDIEIPAVDIVPANFNSAKAIYALITRLEEE, encoded by the coding sequence ATGGATACACTTTATGAAATTTTAGAAGAATTACAGCCCGATGTTGACTATAAAACATGTGATAACTTAGTGGATGGACGCGTCTTAGATTCGCTGACCATCTTATCTTTGATCTCCGAAATCGAAGATGCTTATGATATCGAAATTCCGGCTGTTGACATTGTGCCTGCAAACTTTAATTCAGCGAAGGCCATCTATGCGCTGATCACCCGTTTAGAAGAAGAATAA
- a CDS encoding diaminopimelate decarboxylase family protein, producing the protein MGAIVNTYKTPFYLFDTEILKKRIAYLHEQLTAHLVYAIKANPFIAGSLINAVERYEICSLGEMQICMDQQVPFEKMVISGVNKDDAFIAEIVKHPIKRVTIESMHQYESLKAAAQKNKRSFQCLLRLSSGNQFGMSEEDVRQICTFHDPEMEIIGLEYFSGTQKHALKKIHKECVYLHDFISDLPISIKELEYGPGLNVSYFGDFDEEAYLQAIREELTLFDIPVYIESGRSIAASCGFYVTSVMDLKTTKNTHYAIVDGGIHQLTYYGGMMGMHIPKLEHYPHKEGPTQHYTICGSLCTTNDILIRNIALTDLAIKDQLIFKDAGAYAMCEGISLFLSRELPAILIKNEKTIQVVRDHTPTATLNGGK; encoded by the coding sequence ATGGGCGCTATCGTAAACACGTATAAAACCCCCTTCTATCTCTTTGATACAGAGATTCTCAAAAAACGCATTGCTTATTTACATGAACAACTGACAGCGCATCTTGTTTATGCGATTAAAGCCAATCCCTTTATTGCTGGAAGTCTGATCAATGCAGTCGAACGTTATGAAATCTGTTCCCTAGGAGAAATGCAGATCTGTATGGATCAGCAGGTTCCTTTTGAAAAAATGGTCATTTCCGGCGTTAATAAAGATGACGCTTTTATTGCCGAAATAGTCAAACATCCAATTAAACGCGTCACCATTGAATCCATGCATCAGTATGAATCTTTAAAGGCAGCCGCCCAAAAAAATAAGCGCTCTTTTCAATGCTTACTGAGACTATCAAGCGGAAATCAGTTTGGTATGAGCGAAGAGGATGTGCGTCAGATATGTACTTTCCATGATCCCGAAATGGAGATTATCGGCTTAGAATATTTCAGCGGTACCCAGAAACATGCCCTGAAGAAAATTCATAAGGAATGTGTTTATCTGCACGACTTTATAAGCGATCTACCGATTTCTATCAAAGAACTAGAATATGGCCCAGGACTGAATGTCTCTTACTTTGGAGACTTCGATGAAGAAGCTTATTTACAAGCGATCCGTGAAGAACTAACGCTCTTTGATATACCCGTCTATATCGAAAGCGGCCGCTCTATCGCTGCCAGCTGCGGCTTTTATGTCACCAGCGTGATGGATCTCAAAACTACGAAAAATACTCATTATGCGATCGTTGATGGCGGGATTCATCAGTTAACGTATTACGGCGGCATGATGGGGATGCATATTCCTAAACTTGAACATTATCCCCATAAAGAAGGTCCTACGCAGCACTATACGATCTGCGGCTCTTTATGTACGACCAATGATATCTTAATTCGTAATATCGCTCTCACCGATTTAGCGATCAAGGATCAGCTGATCTTTAAAGATGCGGGGGCTTATGCGATGTGTGAAGGCATTTCGCTCTTCCTATCTAGAGAGCTGCCAGCCATCTTAATTAAAAATGAAAAAACAATTCAGGTTGTCCGCGACCATACCCCGACAGCCACACTTAATGGAGGAAAATAA
- a CDS encoding AMP-binding protein: MKNVYELLQRSARCYPDAIALSNGRDTCTFEQLHNSVRQLGSGIAAYSRQSPVIIFLDHDLPAVISMLGIALSGNSYCIFNTDLPDLRLQAMERALSARYVITDQAHIQKAMELFPNQKILRYEKLISSEINTSLLQECLENQIDLDPLYINFTSGSTGIPKGVIINHRSVLDFIPTFDDLFHITNQDVLANQAPFDFDVCVKDIYTMLNVGATLVLVPRVLFSQPAPLLDFLSDQKVTTMIWAVSALTLISVYHGLDYRVPEYVDKILFSGEMMPYKHLKNYLDHMPETMFVNLYGPTEITCNALYHIIDRHRDYAKELPIGKPFPNKRVELRQNGKRISKPYTIGEIYVSGSCLALGYLNHESPAFIEENTRGYKERYYNTGDLAYLNKQGEYVFKGRSDFQIKYMGHRIELEEIDQMLLHQKDVQASCALFDQEKEKLIAYYIGDIDHKTLKSQLLKELPRFMIPAKLMQLDCFPLNKNGKLDRKKLMEDYHGRYRKHV, encoded by the coding sequence ATGAAAAATGTTTATGAATTACTGCAGCGCTCAGCGCGCTGTTATCCTGATGCGATTGCCTTAAGCAATGGTCGGGATACGTGCACTTTTGAGCAGTTACATAACTCTGTCAGACAGCTTGGCAGCGGGATCGCCGCTTACAGCCGGCAATCCCCCGTGATCATTTTTTTAGATCATGACCTGCCAGCCGTGATCAGTATGTTAGGTATTGCCTTATCGGGTAATAGTTACTGTATCTTTAATACTGATTTACCCGATTTACGCTTACAGGCAATGGAGCGGGCCTTAAGCGCGCGTTATGTCATTACTGATCAGGCTCATATTCAAAAAGCGATGGAACTTTTCCCCAATCAGAAGATTCTGCGTTATGAAAAACTCATCAGCAGTGAAATCAATACATCGTTATTACAGGAGTGTTTAGAAAATCAGATTGATCTTGATCCGCTGTATATCAATTTTACTAGCGGTTCTACCGGTATTCCAAAAGGTGTGATCATTAATCATCGCAGTGTCCTTGATTTTATTCCCACCTTCGATGATCTTTTTCATATCACCAATCAGGATGTCCTGGCCAATCAGGCCCCTTTTGATTTTGATGTCTGTGTCAAAGACATTTATACCATGTTAAATGTCGGTGCGACCTTAGTCTTAGTACCAAGAGTGCTATTTAGTCAGCCCGCTCCTTTATTAGACTTCCTGTCAGATCAGAAAGTCACCACAATGATCTGGGCGGTCAGTGCTTTAACTTTAATCAGTGTTTATCACGGTTTGGACTATAGGGTTCCTGAATATGTCGATAAGATTCTTTTTAGCGGCGAAATGATGCCTTATAAACACTTAAAGAACTATCTCGATCATATGCCTGAGACGATGTTTGTGAATCTTTATGGACCAACAGAAATCACCTGCAATGCGCTTTACCATATCATCGATCGTCATCGTGATTATGCGAAAGAACTGCCGATCGGTAAACCATTCCCAAATAAACGCGTGGAATTACGTCAGAACGGAAAACGCATCAGTAAGCCTTATACCATTGGTGAAATCTATGTCAGCGGCAGCTGTTTAGCCTTAGGCTATTTAAATCATGAGTCGCCAGCTTTTATTGAAGAAAATACCCGTGGCTATAAAGAGCGATACTACAACACTGGGGACTTAGCTTATCTCAATAAACAAGGTGAATATGTCTTTAAAGGACGCAGCGATTTCCAAATCAAATATATGGGACACCGCATTGAATTAGAGGAAATTGATCAGATGTTACTGCATCAAAAAGATGTGCAGGCATCCTGCGCTCTCTTTGATCAAGAAAAAGAGAAGCTGATCGCTTATTATATCGGTGATATTGATCATAAAACATTAAAATCACAGCTTTTAAAAGAATTACCACGCTTTATGATCCCAGCGAAACTGATGCAGTTAGACTGCTTCCCGCTTAACAAAAACGGTAAACTTGACCGTAAGAAACTCATGGAGGATTATCATGGGCGCTATCGTAAACACGTATAA
- a CDS encoding toxic anion resistance protein — MDEYKPTLTFDDDSSKPEEKQADVLAQSEDFSPEEQRQIDEFVSKIDLMNATQILNYGLGAQKRSVEFSDQALKSVQTKDFDEVGALLANMAGQIESFGEEEKHGIKGFFAKKKSQLDVMKAQYATTEENLNKIANELDQHRFTLMKDIAMLDHLYKQNEGYFKELSMYIAAGKKKLAETENKDIPALQDKARLSGKQEDAQQVSDLIDRANRFEKKIHDLELTRTVSLQMAPQIRLVQNADTMMAEKIQSTIVNTLPLWKNQMVLALGVHHASLAAKAQQLVTDTTNQMLKENADLLKTTTIEAAQANERSIVDLETLKHTNEALISTIDEVKRIQEEGINQRLEAEKELHTIEQQLKQKLLEAHHKE; from the coding sequence ATGGATGAATATAAACCAACATTAACGTTTGATGATGATAGTTCTAAGCCTGAAGAAAAACAGGCAGATGTCCTGGCGCAGTCTGAAGATTTCAGCCCCGAAGAGCAGCGCCAGATTGATGAATTTGTGTCTAAAATTGATTTGATGAATGCAACGCAGATTTTAAACTATGGCTTAGGGGCGCAGAAGCGTTCAGTTGAATTCTCTGACCAGGCTTTAAAAAGCGTACAAACGAAAGATTTTGATGAAGTCGGTGCTTTATTAGCCAATATGGCTGGACAGATTGAATCATTTGGTGAAGAAGAGAAGCATGGCATTAAAGGCTTCTTTGCGAAAAAGAAGAGTCAGTTAGATGTGATGAAAGCGCAGTATGCGACAACCGAAGAAAACTTAAATAAAATTGCCAATGAGCTAGATCAGCATCGTTTTACCTTGATGAAAGATATTGCCATGTTAGATCATCTTTATAAGCAGAATGAAGGCTACTTTAAAGAATTATCAATGTATATTGCAGCGGGCAAGAAAAAGCTTGCCGAAACGGAAAATAAAGATATTCCAGCTCTGCAGGATAAAGCGCGTTTAAGCGGGAAGCAGGAAGATGCTCAGCAGGTCAGTGATCTGATCGATCGGGCTAATCGTTTTGAAAAGAAGATTCACGACTTGGAATTAACCCGCACCGTATCATTGCAGATGGCTCCGCAGATTCGCTTAGTGCAGAATGCGGATACGATGATGGCGGAAAAGATTCAGTCAACAATTGTAAATACCTTACCATTATGGAAAAATCAGATGGTTTTAGCGTTAGGTGTCCATCATGCCAGCTTAGCTGCCAAAGCGCAGCAGTTGGTCACGGATACCACTAATCAGATGTTAAAGGAAAATGCAGACTTATTAAAAACAACAACGATTGAAGCGGCGCAGGCCAATGAGCGCAGCATTGTCGATTTAGAAACATTAAAGCATACCAATGAAGCTTTAATTTCTACCATTGATGAAGTCAAACGTATCCAGGAAGAAGGCATTAACCAGCGCCTGGAGGCAGAAAAAGAATTACATACCATTGAGCAGCAGCTCAAGCAGAAATTATTAGAAGCGCATCATAAGGAGTGA
- a CDS encoding TM2 domain-containing protein codes for MEGHIEHIDMGKVRIALTDGREAIIPIADVNYLRPQVHDHVSLYPQGKKLIATHYVKEKTPDYPQNARIYNKHLFTWIFCFFLGGLGVDRFCRGQVALGLIKLFTAGMLGIWTLVDFIIACKKAYGRAYANTEDFAFINGNYTR; via the coding sequence ATGGAAGGTCACATAGAACACATCGATATGGGCAAAGTCAGAATTGCCTTAACGGATGGCCGGGAAGCCATTATTCCTATTGCCGATGTTAATTACTTAAGACCGCAGGTGCATGATCATGTTTCTCTTTATCCACAAGGAAAAAAGCTTATTGCGACCCATTATGTCAAAGAGAAAACACCGGATTATCCACAAAATGCCCGTATTTATAACAAGCATTTATTCACCTGGATCTTTTGCTTTTTCTTAGGCGGCTTAGGGGTAGATCGTTTCTGTCGCGGTCAGGTGGCCTTAGGCCTTATTAAGCTCTTTACGGCCGGCATGTTAGGTATCTGGACCCTTGTCGATTTTATTATTGCCTGTAAGAAAGCCTATGGACGTGCTTATGCTAATACCGAAGACTTCGCTTTTATAAATGGCAACTATACAAGATAA
- a CDS encoding manganese efflux pump MntP: MIVFVFNSILLGVGLAMDAFSVSLANGLKEPQMRKVKMIKTAGVFGVFQTGMPLIGWLCVHTIASYFTAFQKAIPWIALILLGYIGGSMLKEGISGEVEEIDDTILDKKTLFIQGIATSIDALSVGFTIASYTWYSALISTVIIGVTTFVICMAGLKLGKIFGLKLADRATIFGGIILIFIGLEIFISNVFM, from the coding sequence ATGATTGTATTTGTATTCAACAGCATTTTATTAGGGGTTGGGTTAGCGATGGACGCTTTTTCTGTCTCTTTAGCCAATGGCCTGAAAGAGCCGCAAATGCGCAAAGTGAAGATGATTAAGACGGCGGGTGTCTTTGGTGTTTTTCAGACGGGGATGCCATTAATTGGCTGGTTATGTGTGCATACCATTGCCAGCTACTTTACGGCTTTTCAAAAAGCCATTCCATGGATTGCTTTAATTCTTTTAGGGTATATTGGGGGATCAATGTTAAAGGAAGGGATCAGCGGCGAGGTAGAAGAAATAGATGATACGATCCTTGATAAAAAAACGCTATTTATTCAAGGGATTGCGACGAGTATTGATGCTTTATCGGTTGGTTTCACAATCGCTTCTTATACCTGGTATAGTGCTTTGATTTCTACTGTGATTATTGGTGTAACGACTTTTGTCATTTGTATGGCCGGTTTAAAACTTGGTAAAATCTTTGGCTTGAAGTTAGCGGATCGTGCTACCATCTTTGGTGGTATTATCCTGATTTTTATTGGTTTAGAGATCTTCATCTCTAATGTCTTTATGTAG